Proteins co-encoded in one Nonlabens agnitus genomic window:
- the metF gene encoding methylenetetrahydrofolate reductase [NAD(P)H]: protein MKITDHIKQADQALFSFEIIPPVKGKSIQELYNNIDPLMEFKPPFIDVTTSREEFIYIEKKGGLLEKKLTRMRPGTLGICAAIQNKYDVDTVPHLLCGGFTQQETEYLLVDCQYLEIDNVMALRGDARKEEKRFESTDGGHKYAIDLVKQINDLNKGHYLHDVIEISCDVDFCIGVAGYPEKHEESPSMKTDLKRLKDKVEAGAHYVVTQMFFDNQKYFDFVKAARDIGITIPIIPGIKPIATKAHLQLLPKTFHLDIPQDLVDAVENCKTNKDVRQVGVEFCIEQCRELMAHDVPVLHFYSMGKSDNIYDIAKAIF from the coding sequence ATGAAGATTACCGACCATATCAAGCAAGCAGATCAAGCGCTGTTTAGCTTTGAGATCATACCACCAGTAAAGGGCAAGTCGATACAAGAACTCTACAACAATATCGATCCCTTGATGGAATTCAAGCCGCCATTTATAGACGTGACAACCTCTCGAGAAGAGTTTATCTACATAGAGAAAAAAGGCGGTTTGCTGGAGAAAAAACTCACCAGAATGCGACCTGGAACGTTGGGAATTTGTGCTGCGATACAGAATAAATATGACGTGGATACCGTGCCACATTTGCTTTGTGGTGGTTTTACCCAGCAGGAAACAGAATATCTTCTAGTAGACTGTCAATATCTAGAGATTGATAATGTCATGGCGCTGCGCGGCGATGCCCGTAAGGAAGAAAAGCGCTTTGAGAGTACAGATGGTGGTCATAAATATGCCATCGATCTGGTGAAGCAAATCAATGATTTGAATAAAGGACACTACTTGCATGATGTTATTGAAATTTCCTGTGATGTGGATTTTTGCATAGGTGTGGCTGGTTATCCAGAAAAGCATGAGGAATCACCCAGCATGAAAACCGATTTAAAGCGCTTGAAGGATAAAGTGGAAGCCGGTGCACATTACGTAGTGACCCAGATGTTCTTTGACAACCAGAAATATTTTGATTTTGTCAAAGCGGCTCGCGACATAGGCATAACCATACCTATCATCCCAGGAATCAAGCCTATCGCGACTAAGGCACACTTACAATTGCTTCCTAAAACGTTCCATCTGGACATACCGCAAGATTTAGTAGATGCGGTAGAAAACTGTAAGACAAATAAAGACGTACGTCAGGTAGGCGTGGAGTTTTGCATCGAGCAGTGCCGCGAGTTAATGGCGCACGATGTACCGGTGCTGCATTTTTACAGCATGGGAAAAAGCGATAATATTTACGACATTGCCAAAGCTATTTTTTAA
- a CDS encoding vitamin B12 dependent-methionine synthase activation domain-containing protein: protein MDKKEFRPLKLSGLEPLVITPESNFVNVGERTNVAGSKKFLRLIKEEKFDEALDVARDQVDNGAQIIDINMDDGLIDGKAAMVKFLNLIAAEPDISRVPIMIDSSKWEIIEAGLQVVQGKCVVNSISLKEGEEEFIKHAKAIKRYGAAVIVMAFDEVGQADTYERRIEIAKRSYDILVNEVKFAPEDIIFDLNIFPVATGMDEHKLNALDFIEGTRWVRENLPYASVSGGVSNVSFSFRGNDKVREAMHSAFLYHAIKAGMNMGIVNPALLEVYDDIDKELLDHVEDVLLNRRDDATERLLDYAENVTQTTRTSTIDNSWRELPLQDRITRALVKGVDAFIIEDVEEARKASSAPIEVIEGHLMTGMNVVGDLFGSGKMFLPQVVKSARVMKKAVAYLLPYIEAEKEKLRLQAPKSPKGTFTSWRTANPIAYDLLRKRVKEKRKNPTPAEAKMWEALSNKKLEGYKFRREHIIGMYIADFVCLKKNLIIEIDGGYHENYEQQEKDQERTEWLEDHGFKVIRFKNEQVLNNIESVLNEVQNELKKVPFGDLGASAPKVLMATVKGDVHDIGKNIVSVVLACNNYEIIDLGVMVPPEKILDAAIEHQVDIIGLSGLITPSLDEMVYIAKEMKRRNFNVPLMIGGATTSRAHTAVKIAPEYDGTIVHVNDASRAVTVAGELTGDKDEDYFAFAKAKKEEYSKLRDEFLGRAKKKDFLTIEQARKNKWTTDWDTYQAVKPNKLGVHELTNLDLKEISEYIDWSPFFRSWDLHGRYPDILKDEIVGEQATDLFADAQEMLKQIIDEKWLDAKALYGLFPANSNDQDDIEVHGTDAEYIFRTLRQQSKKAVGKPQIALSDFIAPAASGTQDYIGAFCVTTGFGVPERAKQFEKDHDDYNSIMLKALADRLAEALAEYLHLKIRKEFWGYASDEQLENNDLIKEAYKGIRPAPGYPACPDHLEKETIWELLQVEEKIGVTLTESLAMWPAASVSGYYIAHPESRYFGLGKIKDDQVKDYAERKGISLAKAEKWLNPNIAD, encoded by the coding sequence ATGGATAAGAAAGAATTTAGACCACTAAAACTAAGCGGCCTTGAGCCGTTAGTTATTACTCCAGAAAGCAACTTTGTCAATGTGGGTGAGCGCACCAATGTTGCTGGTTCCAAAAAATTCTTACGTCTTATTAAGGAAGAGAAGTTTGATGAAGCGCTGGATGTTGCTCGCGACCAGGTGGATAACGGTGCCCAGATCATTGACATCAATATGGACGACGGCCTGATCGATGGTAAAGCCGCCATGGTCAAGTTTCTCAACCTGATCGCTGCAGAACCTGATATTTCCAGAGTGCCTATCATGATCGATAGTTCCAAATGGGAAATTATTGAGGCTGGATTGCAAGTGGTACAAGGCAAATGCGTTGTCAATTCTATAAGCTTAAAAGAAGGCGAAGAAGAATTTATAAAACATGCCAAGGCTATCAAGCGTTATGGCGCTGCCGTGATTGTCATGGCCTTTGATGAAGTAGGTCAAGCAGACACCTATGAACGCCGCATCGAGATTGCCAAGCGCAGCTATGATATTTTGGTTAATGAAGTCAAGTTCGCTCCAGAAGACATCATCTTTGACCTTAATATTTTTCCGGTGGCTACGGGAATGGACGAGCATAAACTTAATGCCTTGGACTTTATTGAAGGGACCCGATGGGTGCGTGAAAACTTGCCATATGCTAGTGTTAGTGGTGGCGTGAGTAATGTGAGTTTTAGCTTTCGTGGGAATGATAAAGTGCGGGAAGCCATGCACAGCGCCTTTTTGTACCATGCGATCAAGGCTGGTATGAATATGGGAATCGTGAATCCTGCATTGCTAGAAGTCTATGATGATATTGATAAAGAGCTACTCGATCATGTAGAAGATGTATTGCTCAACCGCCGTGATGACGCTACAGAGCGTTTACTGGATTATGCAGAAAACGTTACGCAAACCACACGCACGAGTACCATTGACAATAGCTGGCGAGAGTTACCATTACAGGATAGAATCACAAGAGCTTTAGTAAAAGGAGTGGACGCTTTTATCATTGAAGATGTAGAAGAAGCGCGAAAAGCCTCAAGCGCGCCCATCGAGGTGATTGAAGGTCATTTAATGACAGGTATGAATGTCGTGGGTGATCTGTTTGGTTCGGGTAAAATGTTCTTGCCACAAGTGGTGAAAAGTGCTCGAGTCATGAAAAAGGCCGTGGCATATCTGTTACCCTATATTGAAGCAGAGAAAGAGAAACTCAGACTCCAAGCCCCTAAATCCCCAAAGGGGACTTTTACCAGTTGGCGTACTGCCAACCCAATCGCCTACGACTTGTTGCGAAAAAGGGTAAAAGAAAAGCGAAAAAATCCAACTCCTGCTGAAGCTAAAATGTGGGAAGCCTTGAGCAATAAAAAATTGGAGGGATACAAGTTCCGACGTGAGCATATTATAGGTATGTATATTGCCGATTTTGTTTGCTTAAAGAAAAATCTAATCATAGAAATTGATGGAGGCTACCACGAAAACTACGAACAACAAGAAAAAGATCAAGAAAGAACAGAATGGTTGGAAGATCATGGCTTCAAAGTGATCAGATTCAAAAACGAACAAGTACTCAACAACATTGAGTCCGTTTTGAACGAAGTTCAAAACGAACTCAAAAAAGTCCCCTTTGGGGATTTAGGGGCTAGCGCCCCAAAGGTATTAATGGCCACCGTAAAAGGCGACGTACACGACATAGGTAAGAACATTGTTTCGGTAGTTTTGGCCTGCAATAATTATGAGATTATTGATCTTGGTGTGATGGTGCCGCCAGAGAAAATTCTGGATGCTGCGATCGAGCATCAAGTCGATATCATCGGCCTGAGTGGTTTGATAACTCCATCACTGGACGAGATGGTCTATATCGCCAAAGAAATGAAGCGCCGCAACTTCAATGTGCCACTCATGATAGGTGGCGCGACTACTTCAAGAGCCCATACCGCTGTAAAAATTGCCCCAGAATATGATGGCACGATCGTTCACGTCAACGATGCCAGCCGCGCGGTAACGGTCGCTGGAGAATTGACAGGCGATAAGGACGAAGATTATTTCGCTTTCGCGAAAGCGAAAAAAGAGGAGTATTCAAAACTGCGTGATGAGTTTCTAGGTAGAGCCAAAAAGAAAGATTTTCTAACCATCGAACAAGCCAGAAAAAATAAATGGACCACAGATTGGGATACCTATCAGGCTGTAAAGCCTAACAAATTGGGTGTTCACGAATTGACAAACTTGGACCTCAAAGAAATTTCAGAATATATCGACTGGTCGCCCTTCTTCCGCAGTTGGGATTTGCACGGTCGTTATCCAGATATTTTGAAAGATGAAATCGTGGGCGAGCAGGCTACAGATTTGTTCGCAGATGCACAGGAAATGTTGAAGCAGATCATTGATGAGAAATGGCTGGATGCCAAAGCGCTCTACGGTTTGTTCCCAGCAAATTCCAACGATCAGGATGATATTGAGGTACATGGAACAGATGCTGAATATATTTTTAGAACCTTACGCCAGCAGTCCAAAAAAGCGGTTGGAAAGCCTCAAATAGCACTATCTGACTTTATCGCACCGGCAGCTTCTGGAACACAGGATTACATTGGGGCTTTTTGTGTGACAACAGGTTTTGGCGTTCCAGAACGAGCAAAACAATTTGAAAAAGATCATGACGACTATAATTCCATCATGCTCAAGGCCCTTGCTGACCGACTCGCCGAAGCGCTAGCCGAATATCTGCACCTAAAAATACGTAAGGAATTCTGGGGTTATGCCAGCGACGAGCAGTTGGAAAACAATGACTTGATCAAAGAAGCCTACAAAGGCATACGACCTGCGCCAGGTTATCCAGCTTGTCCAGACCACTTAGAAAAAGAAACGATCTGGGAATTATTGCAAGTGGAAGAAAAAATAGGAGTAACGCTTACAGAAAGTCTTGCCATGTGGCCGGCAGCAAGCGTTTCTGGATACTACATCGCGCATCCAGAATCACGCTATTTTGGATTAGGCAAGATCAAAGATGACCAAGTAAAGGATTATGCAGAGCGGAAAGGAATCTCTCTTGCCAAAGCAGAAAAATGGCTCAACCCAAATATTGCGGATTAA
- a CDS encoding homocysteine S-methyltransferase family protein codes for MKNTTLYKALQERILVLDGAMGTMLQRHKFTEEDFRGERFADYASDVKGNNDLLSITQPEAIAGVHAQYFAAGADIVETNTFSATTIAMADYHMEFLVDELNVESARIARKVADDFTAKEPHKPRFVAGAIGPTNKTASMSPDVSDPGYRAITFEELRKAYKQQAAGLIKGGVDILLVETVFDTLNAKAALFAIEELKEELNLDIPVMVSGTITDASGRTLSGQTAEAFMISIEHIPLLSFGFNCALGAKQLTPYLETVASKSNYGISAYPNAGLPNAFGEYDESPEQMASQIREYLDKSLVNIIGGCCGTTPEHIAAIAKIAAEYQPRIIPSLQTLAHG; via the coding sequence TTGAAGAATACGACATTATATAAGGCATTGCAAGAACGCATCCTCGTACTGGATGGTGCCATGGGAACCATGTTGCAACGGCATAAATTCACAGAAGAAGACTTTAGAGGCGAGCGCTTTGCAGACTACGCATCTGATGTGAAAGGAAACAATGATTTGCTGTCCATCACTCAGCCAGAGGCCATTGCTGGTGTCCATGCCCAATACTTTGCGGCTGGAGCAGATATCGTAGAGACCAATACGTTTAGTGCAACTACGATCGCCATGGCAGATTATCACATGGAATTTTTGGTGGATGAATTAAACGTTGAAAGTGCTCGAATTGCCCGCAAAGTAGCCGACGATTTCACAGCAAAAGAACCACACAAACCTAGGTTTGTTGCAGGCGCTATAGGTCCGACCAACAAAACCGCCAGCATGTCGCCAGATGTGAGCGATCCTGGTTATCGCGCTATAACATTTGAAGAGTTACGAAAAGCTTACAAACAACAAGCAGCTGGATTGATCAAAGGTGGCGTGGATATTTTGTTGGTAGAAACTGTTTTTGACACACTCAATGCTAAAGCTGCTCTTTTTGCCATTGAAGAATTGAAAGAAGAACTTAATCTTGATATACCAGTCATGGTAAGCGGCACAATTACAGATGCCTCTGGAAGAACCTTAAGTGGTCAGACAGCCGAGGCTTTTATGATTTCGATTGAGCATATACCGCTGTTGTCTTTTGGTTTCAATTGCGCCTTAGGTGCCAAACAACTCACACCTTATTTAGAGACTGTAGCTAGTAAGTCCAATTATGGAATAAGTGCATATCCCAATGCGGGATTGCCTAACGCCTTTGGAGAATATGATGAGTCGCCAGAACAGATGGCTTCACAAATTAGAGAATATCTCGACAAATCTTTGGTCAATATCATAGGTGGTTGTTGTGGTACCACACCAGAACACATTGCCGCTATTGCAAAAATAGCTGCCGAATATCAGCCTAGAATTATTCCATCCCTACAAACTTTGGCGCATGGATAA
- a CDS encoding 2Fe-2S iron-sulfur cluster-binding protein produces the protein MSDIKMTIIDRDGQRHEVDAPTDMNMNVMEVCKAYDLPVQAVCGGMAMCATCQCYIISDHDLGERNDDEEAMLWEAQNVKENSRLGCQIPITENLEGLVIELAPEE, from the coding sequence ATGTCTGATATCAAAATGACCATCATCGATCGCGATGGCCAGCGCCACGAGGTCGATGCGCCTACAGACATGAACATGAACGTCATGGAAGTCTGCAAGGCTTATGATTTACCCGTGCAAGCCGTTTGCGGCGGTATGGCCATGTGCGCCACCTGTCAGTGCTACATCATCAGTGATCACGATTTAGGTGAGCGCAATGATGATGAAGAAGCCATGCTTTGGGAAGCCCAAAACGTCAAAGAGAATTCCCGACTAGGCTGCCAGATCCCGATTACGGAAAATTTAGAAGGATTGGTGATTGAATTGGCTCCTGAAGAATAG
- a CDS encoding NAD(P)/FAD-dependent oxidoreductase, which translates to MITTDILIIGAGPTGLFAVFEAGLLKLKCHIIDALAQPGGQCTELYPKKPIYDIPGFPEVLAGDLVDNLMKQIEPFQPGFTLGERAETIEKQEDGSFIVTTSKGTKHHAKVVAIAGGLGSFEPRKPAIDGIENYEDNGLAYMIKDPEVYRDKKVVIAGGGDSALDWSIFLADVASEVTLVHRREEFRGALDSVEKVEELVQQDKIRLVTPAEILDINGDGKVESVLLQHNDEAKRMEVIECDAFIPLFGLAPKLGPIADWGLEIEKNAIKVDNTLDYQTNIPGIYAIGDVNTYPGKLKLILCGFHEATLMCQSAYQRIFPDKRYVMKYTTVGGIDGFDGSRKEAEKAVVKKIGNKQNV; encoded by the coding sequence ATGATTACCACAGATATTTTAATCATAGGCGCTGGTCCTACAGGTCTTTTTGCGGTTTTTGAAGCAGGATTGTTAAAGCTGAAGTGTCATATCATAGACGCACTAGCCCAACCTGGTGGTCAGTGTACAGAATTGTACCCTAAAAAACCCATCTATGATATTCCTGGTTTTCCAGAAGTTCTAGCTGGTGATCTGGTAGATAATCTCATGAAGCAAATCGAACCGTTCCAGCCTGGTTTTACCTTAGGAGAGCGCGCCGAAACCATTGAAAAACAAGAAGATGGTAGCTTTATAGTGACGACCAGTAAAGGAACTAAGCACCATGCTAAAGTAGTCGCCATTGCTGGTGGTTTAGGATCGTTTGAACCTCGCAAACCAGCCATTGATGGAATCGAAAATTACGAGGACAACGGTCTAGCTTATATGATCAAAGATCCTGAGGTTTATCGCGACAAAAAAGTAGTCATTGCCGGTGGTGGCGATAGTGCTTTGGATTGGTCTATATTTTTGGCAGACGTCGCTAGCGAAGTAACTCTGGTTCATAGACGAGAGGAATTCCGCGGTGCGCTAGATAGTGTCGAGAAAGTAGAGGAATTGGTCCAACAAGATAAAATAAGATTGGTCACACCTGCGGAAATCTTAGATATCAACGGCGATGGAAAAGTGGAATCGGTGCTCCTACAACACAACGACGAGGCAAAACGAATGGAAGTAATCGAATGCGATGCTTTTATACCGTTATTTGGTTTGGCGCCTAAACTAGGCCCAATAGCAGATTGGGGTCTGGAAATAGAAAAGAATGCTATTAAAGTGGACAACACTTTAGATTACCAAACCAACATTCCAGGCATCTATGCCATAGGCGATGTGAACACCTATCCTGGTAAATTGAAATTGATCCTTTGTGGTTTTCACGAGGCCACTTTGATGTGTCAGAGTGCTTATCAACGCATCTTTCCAGACAAACGGTATGTGATGAAATACACAACCGTTGGTGGTATTGATGGATTCGATGGTTCACGTAAGGAAGCCGAAAAAGCAGTCGTTAAAAAAATAGGCAATAAGCAGAATGTCTGA